The segment AGCCGTGTTTTATATACAATCTATATATTGGTTGATTATTGCTCACAAATAAATCATGAAATTTGATGTGAATTTTGAAGCTGAAaattgaaactgttttgaattTATAGTTTATATTGTCAAGATATCAGATAATTTGACTCTTTTACCCATGATCAGGGTGCTAGCTAGATTAGCTTTATTGCGAAATAGCGGGTACAAGATGTTATTGCATGGAGGGGAGACAACGAATGATGGGAATTCTACAAATGATGCGGAACAACAGGATGTGCGTGGACGTTTATTGCAGCAGCAgcaggggcaaaatggtcatttcacTCCTCAAGGAAGAGCTCTCTCTGCAATGAGTAGGTTCGGTGAAAATGCCCGTATGCTTTCCGATCCAACATGGTTTCGCAGGGTAGAACATCATCAACGTGCAGTTATGGAGCTTCCAGGTAATTTTCAGTTTCTTTTAGTAATTGGTTTAaattcaagaaatagcaatgttgTAATATGACAAATTGGAAAATATATGAAAGTTTttgttgctatttcttgtatttagCAATTTTAATGTATGGCTTATGGCTTGCAGAAACGGAGATAAAGAGACCTACAATGTCGAGTTTTTTGTCCGAAAAGGGTATTTCTGGAAGTTTATTTTTGATGGGGGAAGTAATGTTCATTGCAAGGCCGCTTGTATACGTTCTTTTGATAAGAAAATATGGAGTCAAATCATGGCTTCCTTGGTTGGTTTCTTTGTCTATTGACATCATCGGGATGACTTCATCAATCGCATGTCAAAAAGACCCCAAACTTCCTCTATCCGATCCCGAGAAGGACGAGGTAAACATATCCTTAAAGTTTTTATGCAGTTTGCTATgatgaagggtattttagtcaaagACTTAAAACGGTTCCCTTCTACTTACTAATTTGTTCCGGTTTGAATAAAATGCAGTTGAGAAGGCGGAAATTGTTGTTGGCGCTTTACCTCATGAGAGATCCGTGTTTCGCGAAATACACAcggtataaataattaaatataatttgtaaaaatcgttttatttattgatttttgagATGGGATTTTGATTTGGCTTTGTATTGTCAGGCAAAGACTGGAAAGCACTGGAAAAACATTGGAGCATGTCCCGGTTGTTGGGTTTCTTACAGGTTTGTTGTTTTTGAATAACTGATGACGAGGATGAGGAGGGCGTTTATGTCTTTTGCACAGAGCGAGTCCCAATCCCACCTTTTTGGCGGGTTAAAAATTGCAATTTTAGTGATATCAAAAGTCCGAGTTTCAGTTTAATGGGAGCCGAGCCAAATGCAGTACAGTCTGTCTAATCAAAGTCAAACTCTTTTTACATTGAAACTCTCACCCATCAACTTTTTAATCATTAAGCCCTTCTTTTTTAATGGGTTTTAATTACATATTAGATGATAATTTTTGTgtaaattaattatataaattttcttaaatcatatta is part of the Lactuca sativa cultivar Salinas chromosome 7, Lsat_Salinas_v11, whole genome shotgun sequence genome and harbors:
- the LOC111912856 gene encoding peroxisome biogenesis protein 16 isoform X2, with amino-acid sequence MTAVNEHIIETTPTNPSQMHTRHMEASSFPYSLFLTLMKDVETLVEVVAQHFYGDDNRWNFLAVTEATKVLARLALLRNSGYKMLLHGGETTNDGNSTNDAEQQDVRGRLLQQQQGQNGHFTPQGRALSAMSRFGENARMLSDPTWFRRVEHHQRAVMELPETEIKRPTMSSFLSEKGISGSLFLMGEVMFIARPLVYVLLIRKYGVKSWLPWLVSLSIDIIGMTSSIACQKDPKLPLSDPEKDELRRRKLLLALYLMRDPCFAKYTRQRLESTGKTLEHVPVVGFLTAKLIELLVGAQTRYTYMSGS
- the LOC111912856 gene encoding peroxisome biogenesis protein 16 isoform X1; protein product: MEAYKRWVRRNKEYVHSLESLANGLTWLLPERFSESEIVPEAVTSILGIMTAVNEHIIETTPTNPSQMHTRHMEASSFPYSLFLTLMKDVETLVEVVAQHFYGDDNRWNFLAVTEATKVLARLALLRNSGYKMLLHGGETTNDGNSTNDAEQQDVRGRLLQQQQGQNGHFTPQGRALSAMSRFGENARMLSDPTWFRRVEHHQRAVMELPETEIKRPTMSSFLSEKGISGSLFLMGEVMFIARPLVYVLLIRKYGVKSWLPWLVSLSIDIIGMTSSIACQKDPKLPLSDPEKDELRRRKLLLALYLMRDPCFAKYTRQRLESTGKTLEHVPVVGFLTAKLIELLVGAQTRYTYMSGS